One Desulfovibrio legallii genomic region harbors:
- a CDS encoding 23S rRNA (pseudouridine(1915)-N(3))-methyltransferase RlmH, producing MSGKPLRCVFVGKVKTNFWKDAAAHYTARIARWRRLDCTEVRDGSGDLPPEQRNAQEGRRLLEALEPQDLPLVLDERGDRLTSPQWAELLRSMDIEARGRPCFVVGGAWGLDPTVRDRACRILRLSDLTLPHELARVVLLEQLYRAECILRKVPYHH from the coding sequence ATGTCGGGAAAACCTTTACGCTGCGTCTTTGTGGGCAAGGTCAAGACGAATTTCTGGAAAGACGCCGCCGCCCACTATACGGCGCGCATTGCCCGCTGGCGGCGTCTGGACTGTACCGAGGTGCGCGACGGTTCCGGCGATCTGCCGCCGGAGCAGCGGAACGCCCAGGAGGGCCGCCGACTGCTGGAGGCTCTGGAACCCCAGGATCTTCCGCTTGTGCTGGACGAGCGGGGGGATCGGCTGACCTCGCCGCAGTGGGCGGAACTGTTGCGGAGCATGGATATAGAGGCGCGGGGACGCCCTTGCTTTGTGGTGGGCGGAGCTTGGGGGCTGGACCCCACGGTACGCGATCGAGCCTGCCGCATACTCCGCTTGTCGGATCTGACCTTGCCCCACGAACTGGCCAGGGTGGTCTTGCTGGAACAACTTTACCGCGCCGAGTGCATTTTGCGCAAGGTGCCGTACCAC
- a CDS encoding L-threonylcarbamoyladenylate synthase: MTLQHGYVNSDVTAAALCLRDGGVLIYPTETFFALGCLADQAAAVNQLYQMKGRPVHKPLPLLAADSSQVDRAALLTALPAGLAAFWPGPLTVLLPARPGLPRLLVNPQGQVAIRVTPHPLAAALAREAGGPLTATSANLSGGTPARNAEDLDPRLLAALGGLTIHGRAGRILRGGPAPGGGLPSTVVEPLSTGNGRDLRLIRPGMVTAAALTAAGFNVLTA; this comes from the coding sequence ATGACGCTCCAACATGGTTATGTAAATTCCGACGTGACGGCGGCGGCCCTCTGCCTGCGCGACGGCGGCGTACTCATATACCCCACCGAAACGTTTTTTGCCCTGGGCTGTCTGGCTGATCAGGCTGCAGCCGTGAACCAGCTCTACCAGATGAAAGGACGCCCCGTCCACAAACCCTTGCCCCTGCTGGCCGCCGATAGCTCCCAGGTGGACCGGGCGGCCCTGCTGACTGCCCTGCCCGCAGGGCTGGCGGCCTTCTGGCCCGGCCCGCTCACCGTGCTTCTGCCCGCCCGCCCCGGCCTGCCCAGGCTGTTGGTCAACCCGCAAGGGCAAGTGGCCATCCGCGTGACGCCGCACCCCCTGGCGGCGGCCCTGGCCCGGGAGGCTGGCGGCCCCTTGACGGCCACCAGCGCCAACCTCAGCGGCGGCACCCCTGCCCGAAACGCGGAAGATCTGGATCCCCGTCTGCTGGCGGCCCTGGGCGGGCTGACCATCCACGGCCGCGCGGGACGGATTTTGCGCGGCGGACCGGCCCCGGGGGGCGGGCTGCCCTCTACCGTGGTAGAGCCCCTTTCCACGGGCAATGGCCGCGACCTGCGCCTGATCCGCCCCGGCATGGTGACGGCGGCGGCGCTCACTGCCGCGGGCTTCAACGTGCTGACAGCTTGA